The nucleotide window GGCAATGTCACTTGGACAGCCGGAGCTGTTGTTCAGGTTCTTCGCAATGAACGGCATTGTGGGGATGTCCTGACGAGGAAGACCTTTACTCCAAACTACTTAAATCACTTATCCAAGAAGAACCGCGGGGACAGAATGCAGAGCATCTATCGCAATCACCACGAGGCTATTGTGTCGAGGGATGATTACATAGCGGTTCAACACCTGCTGAACAATGCGAAATACGGGAACAAGTCCATTCTCCCCGAGCTGCGGGTCATTGACAGCGGCCTTCTGCGAGGTTATGTCACGGTCAATCCGCGTTGGGCGGGGTTTAAAGCTCCTGACTACTTCCAAGCTGCTGCCAGCTTGAATCCGGCCAATGTCGAGAACGATACCGGGGGCTATATTGAAGAGGAGCCGGAGATCCATGTTACTGTGGAGGCCGGCGACTTTGATATGCGCGGGTTTGAAATCGCTCGTTCTGAGTTTTTCGACTCCCACCGCCGCCCATATGTGACCTTCCAAGATAAACAAATCAAATTCAGCACCGACTGTGTTCGGAAGCTTGGCAAAAATAATATGGTGGAGTTTCTTGTAAACCCGCGAGAGATGAAGTTTGCCGTCAGAACAGCCGCAAAGGACAGCCGCCACGCCGTACCCTGTTCACGGGTTTCAAATGGTATCTACTATCCAAAGACCATCCCCAGCGCGGCTTATATAGCTACGCTGTTCCAGATATTTAGATGGAACTCGGATTTCAAGTATCGCGTTGCCGGAACTTTCTTTCAGAAGGAAAACGAGGCCGTTTATTTGTTCAACATAAACGATGCCGAGGCCTTTATTAAACCGTATCTGATGACGGGCAGCGCGGAAGCAGCTTCTCCGGAGGAAGAGGTAAAGCCTCTCTCGGTATCCGGCACGAGAGTGAGAGCTGTGCCGCAGGAGTGGATGAGTTCCTTTGGGAATCAATACTATCTGCACCAGCACATTTTCCCACCCGTAGAATTGCAAAGCGAAACCGACTGGAAAATCCGCTTGGAGGGTCAGCTCTATGACACAGGCGAAAAAATCAATGTAACGGGATTTGATGAGCTCAAGAGCTTCATCACGCAGGAACTGAGTCGAGGTGAAATGGAGGAGAAAGTAAATGGATGATTTGAATAATGGTCAGACGCAAGGAATTCTTGCGAATATGCTTCAGCATCTTCAAGAAGCTGCGCCAGACAGCGACACGGCATTCTCCTTGAGGGAAGATGCTGACGATCAGTCTGTCGACTCTGCCCCCGCTGACGGCGAAGTGATTGAACTGGGCGGCGAGTTCGATTATGAGGGATATCAGGTGGTTCGCCGCGAGTACTTTGCACACACCAATGAGCCGTCTATCACATTCAATAATTTCAAGGTGTATGTCAATGCCGCATGTCTGAACAGGTTTTCAGCAGTTGATTATGTGCAGGTTCTGGTAAACAGCGACAGCAAGATCCTTGCTATCCGTCCGTGCAGGGAGGAGGAGCGCGATGCCTTTTCCTGGTGTGCTCCAGGTTCTGCACGGAGAAAGCCCCGGCAGATCACCTGCCGTTTGTTCTTTGCAAAGGTGTTTTCTCTCATGGACTGGAACACAGATTACCGATACAAGCTGCTTGGAAAGGTCATCCACGCAAACGATGAATACTTAATTGCCTTTGACCTGTCGGCCACAGAGGTATATCAGCGCGTGTTCAAGGATGGTGAAAAGCCGAAGACCTCCCGCACACCTGTTTTCCCCGAGGGCTGGCAGAATCAGTTCGGGTTGCCGTTCAAGGAGCATCGCAATTCGATGCAGGTCAATATCTTTGAGGGATACGCCGTATATGGCATTAAGGAAAACAGTGTCACTCCAACTGCTGATAACGAGGGTGGGTCATCTGATAACCGACCAGACGAAGCGGCAAACAACGATGCTCCGGGAGGATCAGATGTATGAGTGACAAGAAAGAACTGGTAGCGAATCTCACCCTTGATATGAAGCGAAACAGGGTTCGCATATATAGATCAACGCTTCGCGCTCTTGGTGATCCTACATATATTCAGTTCCTGATAAATCCGGAAGACCTTTACATCGCCATCCTTGGTTCAGAGATACCGTTGTCCGGGGGGACTGCAAACAGGGTAAAGATACCAAGCACGCGCCTGGATGGGAAGCTATCTGTAGAGTTTTACAGCGCCGCTCTGCTTGATGGCATTTATAACGTGTTTGGGGTGCTGGATCATCAGTATAACTACTGCCTTACTGGTGAGATTGATCAGATCAACAGGGTTGCGTATTTCTCTATGCAAACACTCAAGCGAATCGAGCGGAGGAAACTCAATGACTGACAAGGGGTATAAGCGACTCAATATAGACGC belongs to Oscillospiraceae bacterium CM and includes:
- a CDS encoding recombinase family protein, with protein sequence MINQSKKQKETEQKQRIHRRVYTKIDPENYEFIPAKKQIDYYDNDIPQRVAVYARVSTDNVQQTSSYELQKKYYEEFVIHHPNWTLVKIYADEGISGTSMAHRDEFLAMIADSRAGKIDMIITKSVSRFARNVVDFLRMVQSLAELPHPVGIFFESECIFSLKDDSQMALSFQATMAQEESHIRSRSMETSLHMRLDGGLPLTPKLLGYSHDSNGNLIVNPDESPTVKLIFYMYLYGYSTAEIAEALTELGRKTYLGNVTWTAGAVVQVLRNERHCGDVLTRKTFTPNYLNHLSKKNRGDRMQSIYRNHHEAIVSRDDYIAVQHLLNNAKYGNKSILPELRVIDSGLLRGYVTVNPRWAGFKAPDYFQAAASLNPANVENDTGGYIEEEPEIHVTVEAGDFDMRGFEIARSEFFDSHRRPYVTFQDKQIKFSTDCVRKLGKNNMVEFLVNPREMKFAVRTAAKDSRHAVPCSRVSNGIYYPKTIPSAAYIATLFQIFRWNSDFKYRVAGTFFQKENEAVYLFNINDAEAFIKPYLMTGSAEAASPEEEVKPLSVSGTRVRAVPQEWMSSFGNQYYLHQHIFPPVELQSETDWKIRLEGQLYDTGEKINVTGFDELKSFITQELSRGEMEEKVNG